One region of Oryza sativa Japonica Group chromosome 5, ASM3414082v1 genomic DNA includes:
- the LOC4339595 gene encoding protein DOG1-like 3, producing the protein MEVEAATRRFHLWLRGLRGLRRELRAARWADDPAQLGSLVGRFVAHVECYTAARAEMDPVWTLSAPWASPVERGAAYWLAGWRPTTLVHLLYTESGRRFEAQLPDLLLGVSSGNLGDLSPSQLAQIDDLQRRTVAEEDGLSREMALVQEGHGAVAVGGGIDVDGIVGRVRGVLGRADALRLRTVKRAVEILEPAQAAELLVAAADMEIGFREFGLKYSSARSD; encoded by the coding sequence atggaggtggaggcggcgacgcggcggttCCACCTCTGGCTCCGCGGGCTGCGGGGGCTGCGGCGCGAGCTCCGGGCGGCCCGGTGGGCGGACGACCCGGCCCAGCTGGGCTCCCTGGTGGGCCGGTTCGTCGCCCACGTGGAGTGCTacacggcggcgcgggcggagaTGGACCCGGTGTGGACGCTGTCGGCGCCGTGGGCGAGCCCCGtggagcgcggcgcggcgtaCTGGCTCGCCGGGTGGCGCCCCACCACGCTGGTCCACCTGCTCTACACCGAGTCCGGCCGCCGCTTCGAGGCGCAGCTCCccgacctcctcctcggcgtcaGCTCGGGCAACCTCGGCGACCTCAGCCCGTCGCAGCTGGCGCAGATCGACGACCTCCAGCGCCGGACCGTCGCCGAGGAGGACGGGCTGTCGCGGGAGATGGCGCTGGTGCAGGAGGGCCACGGcgcggtcgccgtcggcggcgggatCGACGTCGACGGGATAGTGGGCCGGGTGCGGGGCGTGCTCGGCCGCGCCGACGCGCTCCGGCTGCGCACCGTGAAGCGCGCGGTGGAGATCCTCGAGCCGGCGCAGGCGGCCGagctgctcgtcgccgccgccgacatggagatcggcttccgggAGTTCGGGCTCAAGTACAGCTCGGCCCGCAGCGACTAG
- the LOC4339594 gene encoding rop guanine nucleotide exchange factor 9, translated as MARPLLKIGHGLDRFRWRRSTSSSSSSPLALSLSSSSAAALSDDDPGSPMDPEMPPAARRALSRSSGSRGRLSFELPPLAGGPSDKEEAPPRTSSAPAPARPAPAALHEGPPSDAEMVREKFSKLLLGEDMSGTGKGVSSALALSNAITNLAASVFGEQRRLQPMAADQKARWRREIDWLLSVSDHIVEFVPSKQVSEDGSTMEIMITQQRRDLQMNIPALRKLDAMLLEYLDNFKDKQEFWYVSKDASESEKGNTPRQDDRWWLPTVRVPPGGLSDASRKWVQHQKDLVNQVLKAAMAINANVLMEMDVPEAYIESLPKNGKSTLGDSMYKIITEDHFNPEELLGTVDMSAEYNIIDLKNRIEASVVIWQRKMVHKEGKLSWGHGVKFEKREKFEARAENVLLLIKHRFPGIAQSALDISKIQYNRDIGLAILESYSRTLESLAFTVMSRIEDVLHADSLAQASNTRTQESMRMASLSRYDTDKVVIDAKAEVERLGRMEPVSATLFDFVSPRDQDVVATKMDSKEKGCRGDAHSRKLTKVSPIATKRYSYLEKLENLSGTRSPISRH; from the exons ATGGCGCGGCCGCTGCTGAAGATCGGGCACGGCCTCGACAGGTTCAGGTGGCGGaggtcgacgtcgtcgtcgtcgtcgtcgccgctggcgctgtcgctgtcgtcgtcgtcggcggcggcgttgtcCGACGACGACCCGGGGAGCCCCATGGACCCGGAGATGCCGcccgcggcgaggcgggcgcTGTCGAGGAGCTCGGGGTCGAGGGGGAGGCTGTCGTTCGAGCTGCCACCGCTGGCCGGTGGCCCGTCGGATaaggaggaggcgccgccgaggacgtcgtcggctccggcgccggcgaggcccgcACCCGCCGCGCTGCATGAGGGCCCACCTTCAG ACGCGGAGATGGTGAGGGAGAAGTTCTCGAAGCTTCTACTCGGGGAGGACATGTCCGGCACCGGGAAAGGGGTGTCCTCTGCTCTCGCTCTCTCCAACGCCATCACCAATCTTGCAG CTTCCGTCTTCGGCGAgcagcgccgcctccagccgaTGGCCGCCGATCAGAAggcgcggtggaggagggagatcgACTGGCTCTTGTCAGTCTCCGATCACATCGTCGAATTTGTCCCGTCAAAACAAGTCTCCGAGGATGGATCCACCAtggag ATCATGATAACCCAGCAGCGTCGGGATTTACAGATGAACATCCCCGCATTGCGCAAGCTTGATGCGATGCTCCTT GAATATCTCGATAATTTCAAAGACAAGCAGGAGTTTTGGTACGTGTCGAAAGACGCGAGTGAATCAGAGAAGGGAAACACGCCGAGGCAGGATGACAGATGGTGGCTCCCAACTGTTAGAGTCCCTCCTGGTGGTCTGTCAGATGCATCAAGAAAGTGGGTTCAACATCAGAAGGATCTGGTCAATCAAGTCCTTAAGGCAGCAATGGCCATCAACGCTAATGTTCTTATGGAAATGGATGTTCCTGAAGCATATATAGAGTCTTTACCCAAG AATGGCAAGTCCACCCTTGGAGATTCAATGTACAAGATTATAACCGAAGATCATTTCAATCCTGAAGAACTCTTAGGAACTGTGGACATGTCAGCTGAGTACAACATCATAGATCTTAAGAACCGAATTGAAGCCTCTGTGGTCATTTGGCAGAGGAAAATGGTGCACAAGGAAGGTAAATTGTCATGGGGGCATGGTGTCAAATTTGAGAAGCGGGAGAAATTTGAAGCAAGAGCAGAGAatgtcctcctcctcatcaagCACAGATTTCCCGGCATTGCTCAGTCAGCTCTTGATATAAGCAAAATTCAGTACAACAGG GATATTGGCTTGGCCATTTTGGAGAGCTACTCCAGGACTCTTGAAAGTTTAGCTTTCACGGTTATGTCTCGAatcgaagatgttcttcatgctgaCTCCCTCGCGCAAGCTTCTAATACTAGAACCCAAGAATCAATGAGAATGGCCAGCTTATCAAGATATGACACTGATAAGGTTGTCATTGATGCTAAGGCCGAGGTAGAGAGACTGGGAAGAATGGAACCAGTTTCAGCGACACTATTTGACTTTGTCAGTCCTCGAGATCAAGATGTTGTGGCGACGAAGATGGACTCAAAAGAAAAGGGATGTAGGGGGGATGCTCATAGTCGAAAGTTGACAAAGGTCTCACCGATTGCAACTAAGAGGTATTCTTACCTAGAAAAACTTGAGAATTTGAGTGGAACAAGAAGCCCAATATCTAGACACTAG